Proteins from one Desmodus rotundus isolate HL8 chromosome 9, HLdesRot8A.1, whole genome shotgun sequence genomic window:
- the SYCE2 gene encoding synaptonemal complex central element protein 2 produces MERQAVDIPLAECKDQEPQPLGDSKEQQQGEESHEEEAGRGPARSQVSSPSIATSSANRQLVVLEGKSGPYFSSLDSSIEILKKRAQELIENINESRQKDHALMTNFRDSLKIKVSDLTEKLEERMYQLYNHHNKIIQEKLQEFTQKMAKISHLETELKQVCHSVETVYKDLCVQPEATTTLEEHTHKDGEC; encoded by the exons ATGGAGCGACAGGCA GTGGACATACCCCTCGCAGAGTGCAAGGACCAGGAGCCACAGCCTTTGGGGGACAGCAAGGAGCAGCAGCAGGGTGAGGAGAGCCACGAAGAGGAAGCTGGTCGGGGGCCAGCTAG AAGTCAGGTTTCTAGCCCCTCTATTGCAACCTCCAGTGCCAATCGCCAGCTGGTGGTGCTGGAAGGGAAGTCAGGACCCTACTTTTCCTCTCTGGACTCGAGCATCGAGATCCTGAAGAAGAGGGCCCAGGAGCTGATTGAAAATATTAACGAGAGCAGGCAGAAGGACCATGCACTCATGACCAACTTCAGGGACAGCCTCAAGATCAAG GTTTCGGACCTGACGGAGAAACTAGAGGAGAGAATGTATCAGCTTTATAATCACCACAACAAGATTATTCAGGAAAAGCTCCAAGAGTTCACTCAGAAAATGGCAAAGATCAGCCATTTGGAAACAGAGCTCAAACAAGTGTGCCACAGTGTGGAGACTGTGTACAAAGACCTATGCGTCCAGCCAGAG GCCACTACTACTTTGGAAGAACATACCCATAAAGATGGTGAATGCTGA
- the GCDH gene encoding glutaryl-CoA dehydrogenase, mitochondrial: MALRGVSSRLLNRGPLLLFLRTWGSAAALTEKGGKTQNRPAKPLRPEFDWRDPLVLEEQLTADEILIRDTFRTYCQERLMPRILLANRNEVFHREIISEMGELGVLGPTIKGYGCAGVSSVAYGLLARELERVDSGYRSAMSVQSSLVMHPIYAYGSEEQKQKYLPRLAKGELLGCFGLTEPNHGSDPGSMETRARHNPSSRSYTLNGAKTWITNSPVADLFVVWARCEDNCIRGFLLEKGMRGLSAPKIEGKFSLRASATGMIIMDGVEVPEENVLPNASGLAGPFGCLNNARYGIAWGALGAAEFCFHTARQYTLDRMQFGVPLARNQLIQKKLADMLTEITLGLHACLQLGRLKDQDKVIPEMVSLLKRNNCGKALDIARQARDMLGGNGISDEYHVIRHAMNLEAVNTYEGTHDIHALILGRAITGIQAFTASK; this comes from the exons ATGGCCCTGAGAGGCGTCTCCTCGCGGCTGCTAAATCGCGGAcccctcctgctcttcctgcGCACCTGGGGCTCCGCGGCGGCGCTGACTG AGAAGGGCGGGAAGACACAGAACCGACCCGCCAAAC CCTTGCGTCCCGAGTTTGACTGGAGGGATCCTCTGGTGCTGGAGGAGCAGCTGACAGCTGATGAGATCCTCATCAGGGACACTTTTCGCACTTACTGCCAGGAGCGCCTCATGCCCCGCATCCTGCTGGCCAATCGCAACGAAG TTTTTCACCGGGAGATCATCTCGGAGATGGGGGAGCTTGGTGTTCTGGGCCCCACTATCAAAG GGTATGGCTGTGCTGGAGTCTCATCTGTGGCTTATGGGCTCCTGGCCCGGGAGCTGGAGCGGGTGGACAGTGGCTACAGGTCAGCGATGAGTGTCCAGTCTTCCCTTGTCATGCACCCCATCTATGCATATGGCAGCGAGGAGCAGAAGCAGAAGTACCTGCCCCGGCTGG CCAAAGGGGAGCTCCTAGGCTGCTTCGGGCTCACAGAGCCCAACCATGGGAGTGACCCTGGCAGCATGGAGACCAGAGCCCGCCATAACCCGTCCAGCAGGAGCTACACCCTCAATGGGGCCAAGACTTG gATCACCAACTCGCCTGTGGCCGACCTATTTGTAGTGTGGGCTCGGTGTGAAGATAACTGCATTCGGGGCTTCCTGCTGGAGAAGGGGATGCGGGGCCTCTCAGCCCCCAAGATTGAGGGCAAGTTCTCCTTGCGGGCCTCAGCCACTGGCATGATTATCATGGATGGTGTAGAGGTACCAGAGGAGAACGTGCTGCCCAATGCCTCTGGGCTGGCG GGTCCCTTTGGCTGCTTAAACAATGCCCGGTATGGCATCGCCTGGGGAGCTCTTGGAGCTGCTGAGTTCTGTTTTCATACTGCCCGGCAGTACACTCTGGACAG GATGCAGTTTGGTGTCCCATTGGCCAGGAACCAGCTGATTCAGAAGAAGCTGGCAGACATGCTCACTGAGATCACGCTGGGCCTTCATGCCTGCCTGCAGCTTGGCCGCTTGAAGGATCAAGACAA GGTTATCCCGGAAATGGTCTCCCTGCTGAAGAGGAATAACTGTGGGAAGGCCCTGGACATCGCCCGCCAGGCCCGAGACAtgctggggggaaatgggattTCTGATGAGTATCATGTGATCAGACATGCTATGAACCTGGAGGCCGTGAATACCTATGAAG GTACTCATGACATCCACGCTCTGATCCTAGGAAGGGCAATCACAGGGATCCAGGCATTCACAGCCAGCAAGTGA